Part of the Chloracidobacterium thermophilum B genome is shown below.
CGTCAGGGCATAAAACAGCGGCGGGTTTTGGTCGGGGCCGCGCTGGATGAGGTCCATCATCCCGGCCCAGTCCGGCATAGTGACGATGTAAAACGTAAACAATTCATCCAGCCAGAAAGAACGGGTCACTGCTGCATGCGCCACCTGAAGGATGTAAAGCACGGTGAAAAGGCCTACGGCGAAGGTATCACTGCGCGTCAGACGGCACTCTGCGGCTGGACTGGTATCGAACTCCATCTGGCTTGTCTCAGCGGCGACTTGGACGGATGACATGCAAACCTGAAATCCACCGGGCAAACGACAGAGGTTACTCGGTCGTTTCCAGACGCTCCGGCAAGTCCTGTTCAGTTGAAAAGGCAAGCGTCAGTGTAGCGCCCAGTCCCACCAGCGCAAAGAGCGACCACGCCGCAACCCCCAGGCGCAGCACACCTGGGACAACCTGGAAACCCGACCACGTACACACCCGAAGGCCACAAGCCACATCCGTGCCAGAGAATGGTTTTTCTGGCAGCGAAGCAGGATGGCAACCACCAGGGCCAATGTTGCAAAGTGCGCCACCCAACTGAGCTGACTGCCAAGGACGCCCCACGCGCTGGCCACGGCTGCCACCCGGTACACCGACGGCCCTACTCCCCGGCAATAGACCTGCCCAAGAAGGAAAAGCCCGCCGCTGCCAAGCAAGGCCACCGGCCAGTAGGGAAGCTGTTCCCCAACACCAGCCCACCGGATAACCCGCAAAAGCGCACCGTAGAGCGACTGGTTGCTGGCGACGGCAAAATCAAAATGCCACCCCTGAAGGATGATTTCCCGGTACCAGTCGTGCAGGATGGCCCACCTGTGGGGGCCCAGCCCCCAACAGGACAGCGCATTGCCCAGCCCCATCCACACGGCCCACCACGCCAGCAAACGCCACGCGCGCCGCCCGACGAAGTATGGAATCAGCAATACCGGCGAAATTTTGACGCTGACGGCTGCCGCCAGCGCCAGTCCGCCGGTTGCGGCGCACTGCCGTTGGGCATCTGCCAGCAAGGCAAAGGTCACGAGCGCGGCGATCCAGAGATTGACCTGCCCCAGCAGGAAGTTGCCAAGCAGAACGGGTCCCAGCACCAGCCACCACCCGGCATGCGGCAGGTTCTGGTCGGGCGTCGCCGGCAGAACCGGCTGTACCAGTCGCCACAGCCAGCCAACGGCCAGGATGTTACCCACAGCCCACAGGAATGCCGCCGCCGGCAGGGGGAGCCACGTCAGCGGTGTCAGAAGCTGGGCAAACAAGGGCGGATAGAGATAGGGTGTGGCGGCGCGGATGGGAATCTCGTAGGGATTCCCCGTCAGCCACACCTGCCGCGCGGCGGCATAAAACACGGTGAAATCGTTGCCGTAACGCTCCGGGGTTGTTCCGCTGCGCGCGGCGCTGAGCCAGCACAGCACGCCGATGCCGAAGCCCCATCCCACACGGGAAAGCCACCATGATGACTTTACGTTCGAGGCGATGGGCAAGGCTATGGCGTTGGCGGACGGCCAGGCTGACGTTGACCAGGGCGCTCCGGCGCACGGGGCTGGAATGTTCCCGGATCGGCGCGTAACTCATTGAGGATACGCACCTGGTCGGGCGTCAGGACCATTCGGATGCGATACTGCATCCGCGCCCGAAGCCGGGTCAGGTTGGCTTCGGCTTCGGCCAGCTCACGGGCGCACTGTTCAACCAATGACTCACTGGTTTCCACACTGTAGATGGCTTCCGTGAGGGCCTGACGACGCCGGAAGACCTCCCGCCGCGCCGCATTCAGGGTTGGTCCCTCCTGGCGGCGCACTTCCTGCATCTGCCGGCGCTGTTCCGGCGTCAGCCCCAACACCCGTACCAGCAGGCGCGATTCATAAAGGGCTGCCGGCAGTTCTGCCCCCTGGCGCAGGATGGCCCCATCGGCGTCCGGTTCCGGCATCGGGCGGGATGGCTGCTGGGCAACCAGCCATCCACCCGTGACGCCTAGCCACAGGCCGCCAAAAAGCAATTGGCAGAACATTCCGGCTGGCAACAAACGTGGCATCATGGCCTTGGTTCAGTTCATTTGGTGTGGGTTGGAAGCACCTGCCACTGTAGAGACCTAGCCGGGGGAAAAAGTCGGAAAATTCGCACCGTAACCTGCGCTGGAAACGGCACACCAAGCGACAACCATCGTTGACAGTCGGGTTGCATGCGCCTCACACTCGTTTGTCCTCCTCCCATTACCTATTCCTTCCCATCGGACGTGGCCCCTATGCAGA
Proteins encoded:
- a CDS encoding glycosyltransferase family 87 protein, with translation MGWGFGIGVLCWLSAARSGTTPERYGNDFTVFYAAARQVWLTGNPYEIPIRAATPYLYPPLFAQLLTPLTWLPLPAAAFLWAVGNILAVGWLWRLVQPVLPATPDQNLPHAGWWLVLGPVLLGNFLLGQVNLWIAALVTFALLADAQRQCAATGGLALAAAVSVKISPVLLIPYFVGRRAWRLLAWWAVWMGLGNALSCWGLGPHRWAILHDWYREIILQGWHFDFAVASNQSLYGALLRVIRWAGVGEQLPYWPVALLGSGGLFLLGQVYCRGVGPSVYRVAAVASAWGVLGSQLSWVAHFATLALVVAILLRCQKNHSLARMWLVAFGCVRGRVSRLSQVCCAWGLRRGRSLRWWDWALH
- a CDS encoding Spy/CpxP family protein refolding chaperone, encoding MPRLLPAGMFCQLLFGGLWLGVTGGWLVAQQPSRPMPEPDADGAILRQGAELPAALYESRLLVRVLGLTPEQRRQMQEVRRQEGPTLNAARREVFRRRQALTEAIYSVETSESLVEQCARELAEAEANLTRLRARMQYRIRMVLTPDQVRILNELRADPGTFQPRAPERPGQRQPGRPPTP